A region from the Citrobacter koseri ATCC BAA-895 genome encodes:
- the rhaB gene encoding rhamnulokinase: MTFRHCVAVDLGASSGRVMLARYDSEQHALTLREIHRFANCLQKTDGFDAWDIDSLENEIRLGLEKVCDEGIRIDSIGIDTWGVDYVLLDKHGQRVGLPVSYRDNRTTGVMQQALAQLGKHDIYRRSGIQFLPFNTLYQLRALVEQQPELIPQVAHALLIPDYFSFRLTGEMNWEYTNATTTQLVNINSDDWDDALLDWTGANKAWFGRPTHPGNVIGYWICPQKNQIPVVAVASHDTASAVIASPLADKNSAYLSSGTWSLMGFESRTPYTDDVALAANITNEGGAEGRYRVLKNIMGLWLLQRVLKERQITDLPALIAETQSLPACRFLINPNDDRFINPADMSAEIQAACRESGQPEPTRNAELARCIFDSLALLYADVLQELANLRGEAFSQLHIVGGGCQNALLNQLCADACGIRVMAGPIEASTLGNIGIQLMTLDELNNVDDFRQVVRTNYDLTTFTPNPDSEIARHVAQFQSKRQTKELCA; encoded by the coding sequence ATGACTTTTCGCCATTGTGTCGCTGTCGATCTCGGGGCATCCAGCGGGCGCGTAATGCTGGCGCGTTACGACAGTGAACAACACGCCCTGACGCTGCGTGAAATCCACCGCTTCGCGAACTGTTTGCAAAAAACAGACGGGTTCGACGCCTGGGATATCGACAGCCTGGAAAATGAAATTCGCCTTGGACTGGAGAAAGTCTGCGATGAAGGTATCCGTATTGACAGCATCGGCATTGATACCTGGGGCGTGGACTATGTGCTGCTCGACAAGCACGGCCAGCGCGTCGGTCTGCCCGTATCTTATCGCGACAACCGTACCACGGGGGTGATGCAGCAGGCGCTGGCGCAGCTCGGTAAGCATGATATCTATCGCCGCAGCGGCATTCAGTTTCTGCCGTTCAATACGCTGTATCAGCTCCGCGCGCTGGTTGAACAACAGCCTGAACTTATCCCGCAGGTGGCGCATGCCCTGCTGATCCCCGACTATTTCAGTTTCCGCCTGACGGGCGAAATGAACTGGGAATACACCAACGCCACCACCACGCAGCTCGTCAATATCAACAGCGATGACTGGGACGATGCCCTGCTGGACTGGACCGGCGCCAACAAAGCCTGGTTTGGCAGACCTACCCATCCGGGCAACGTGATCGGCTACTGGATCTGCCCACAGAAAAATCAGATTCCGGTGGTCGCCGTCGCCAGTCACGACACCGCCAGCGCGGTGATCGCCTCTCCGCTGGCCGATAAAAACAGCGCTTATCTCTCTTCCGGCACCTGGTCGTTGATGGGCTTCGAGAGCAGAACACCTTACACCGATGACGTGGCGCTGGCGGCGAACATCACCAATGAAGGCGGCGCAGAAGGCCGCTACCGGGTGCTGAAAAACATCATGGGGCTTTGGCTGCTTCAGCGCGTACTGAAAGAGCGCCAGATTACCGACCTGCCCGCGCTGATCGCCGAGACCCAGTCGCTTCCGGCCTGCCGTTTCCTGATAAACCCGAATGACGATCGCTTTATCAACCCCGCCGATATGAGCGCGGAGATCCAGGCGGCCTGCCGTGAATCCGGCCAGCCGGAACCCACCCGTAACGCCGAACTGGCACGCTGCATTTTCGACAGTCTGGCGCTGCTGTATGCCGATGTGTTGCAGGAGCTGGCGAACCTGCGCGGTGAAGCCTTTAGCCAGCTGCACATCGTCGGCGGAGGTTGCCAGAACGCCCTGCTGAACCAGCTGTGCGCTGATGCCTGCGGCATTCGCGTGATGGCCGGGCCGATTGAGGCTTCCACCCTCGGCAATATCGGCATCCAGCTCATGACGCTGGACGAACTGAACAACGTTGACGACTTCCGTCAGGTGGTAAGAACCAACTACGACCTGACGACCTTTACCCCAAATCCTGACAGTGAAATTGCCCGCCACGTTGCGCAGTTTCAATCAAAACGACAGACAAAGGAGCTTTGCGCATGA
- the rhaA gene encoding L-rhamnose isomerase gives MTTQLEQAWELAKQRFAAVGIDVEEALRQLDRLPVSMHCWQGDDVAGFENPEGSLTGGIQATGNYPGKARSASELRADLEQALSLIPGPKRLNLHAIYLESDTPVSRDQIKPEHFKNWVEWAKANQLGLDFNPSCFSHPLSADGFTLAHADDNIRQFWIDHCKASRRVSAYFGEQLGTPSVMNIWVPDGMKDITVDRLAPRQRLLEALDEVISEKLNPAHHIDAVESKLFGIGAESYTVGSNEFYMGYATSRQTALCLDAGHFHPTEVISDKISAAMLYVPRLLLHVSRPVRWDSDHVVLLDDETQAIASEIVRHNLFDRVHIGLDFFDASINRIAAWVIGTRNMKKALLRALLEPTGQLRQLEASGDYTARLALLEEQKSLPWQAVWEMYCQRHDTPAGSQWLESVRAYEKEILSKRS, from the coding sequence ATGACCACTCAACTTGAACAAGCCTGGGAACTGGCAAAACAACGTTTTGCTGCGGTAGGTATTGATGTCGAGGAGGCGTTACGCCAGCTCGATCGTCTGCCGGTATCGATGCACTGCTGGCAGGGCGATGACGTCGCCGGATTCGAAAACCCGGAAGGATCGCTCACCGGCGGTATTCAGGCCACCGGTAACTATCCCGGTAAAGCGCGCAGCGCCAGCGAGCTGCGCGCCGACCTGGAACAGGCGCTAAGCCTGATCCCGGGGCCAAAACGCCTGAACTTACACGCAATCTATCTGGAGTCTGACACGCCGGTGTCCCGCGACCAGATCAAACCGGAGCACTTCAAAAACTGGGTGGAATGGGCAAAAGCGAACCAGTTAGGGCTGGACTTCAACCCCTCCTGCTTTTCTCACCCGCTGAGCGCTGACGGCTTTACCCTGGCGCACGCGGACGACAACATTCGCCAGTTCTGGATTGACCACTGCAAGGCCAGCCGCCGCGTATCTGCGTACTTCGGTGAGCAACTGGGCACGCCGTCGGTGATGAACATCTGGGTCCCGGATGGCATGAAAGACATCACCGTTGACCGCTTAGCGCCGCGCCAACGCCTGCTGGAGGCGCTGGACGAGGTGATCAGCGAAAAACTGAACCCGGCGCATCACATCGACGCCGTGGAAAGCAAACTGTTCGGTATTGGCGCGGAAAGCTATACCGTCGGCTCCAACGAGTTCTACATGGGCTACGCCACCAGCCGCCAGACCGCGCTGTGCCTCGACGCGGGCCACTTCCATCCGACCGAAGTGATTTCCGACAAGATTTCCGCCGCCATGCTGTATGTGCCGCGCCTGCTGCTGCACGTCAGCCGCCCGGTGCGCTGGGACAGCGACCACGTCGTGCTGCTGGATGATGAAACCCAGGCAATTGCCAGCGAAATCGTGCGTCATAACCTGTTTGACCGCGTGCATATCGGCCTCGATTTCTTCGATGCCTCCATCAACCGTATCGCCGCGTGGGTTATCGGCACGCGCAATATGAAAAAAGCGCTGCTGCGCGCGCTGCTGGAACCAACCGGGCAACTGCGTCAGTTAGAAGCCAGCGGCGATTACACCGCCCGCCTGGCGCTGCTGGAAGAGCAGAAATCCCTGCCGTGGCAAGCCGTCTGGGAAATGTATTGCCAGCGTCACGACACGCCAGCCGGCAGCCAGTGGCTGGAAAGCGTCCGTGCCTATGAAAAAGAGATTCTGAGCAAACGTAGCTAA
- the rhaD gene encoding rhamnulose-1-phosphate aldolase yields the protein MQNITHSWFVQGMIKATSDAWLKGWDERNGGNLTLRLDEADIAPFTDDFHQEPRYIALSQPMPLLANTPFIVTGSGKFFRNVQLDPAANLGVVKVDSDGAGYHILWGLNHEAVPTSELPAHFLSHCERINATDGKDRVIMHCHATNLIALTYVLENNTPLFTRKLWEGSTECLVVFPDGVGILPWMVPGTDEIGQATAQEMQKHSLVLWPFHGVFGSGPTLDETFGLIDTAEKSAEVLVKIYSMGGMKQTITREELVALGKRFGVTPLASALALY from the coding sequence ATGCAGAACATTACCCACTCCTGGTTTGTCCAGGGAATGATCAAAGCCACCTCCGACGCCTGGCTGAAGGGCTGGGACGAACGCAACGGCGGCAACCTGACGCTGCGTCTGGATGAGGCGGATATCGCGCCGTTTACCGACGATTTCCACCAGGAGCCGCGCTATATCGCGCTGAGTCAGCCAATGCCGCTGCTGGCGAACACGCCGTTTATCGTCACCGGCTCCGGCAAATTCTTCCGCAACGTACAGCTCGATCCGGCAGCGAATTTAGGCGTGGTGAAAGTGGACAGCGACGGCGCGGGCTACCACATTCTGTGGGGGCTGAATCATGAGGCGGTTCCAACCTCCGAGCTGCCGGCTCACTTCCTCTCCCACTGCGAGCGCATTAACGCCACCGACGGCAAAGACCGCGTGATTATGCATTGCCACGCCACCAACCTGATCGCGCTGACCTACGTGCTGGAAAACAACACGCCGCTTTTCACCCGCAAACTGTGGGAAGGCAGCACCGAGTGCCTGGTGGTGTTCCCGGACGGCGTCGGCATTCTGCCGTGGATGGTACCGGGCACCGATGAGATCGGTCAGGCCACCGCACAGGAAATGCAGAAGCATTCGCTGGTGCTGTGGCCCTTCCACGGCGTGTTCGGCAGCGGCCCGACGCTGGATGAAACATTCGGCCTGATCGATACCGCCGAGAAGTCTGCGGAGGTGCTGGTCAAAATCTATTCGATGGGCGGTATGAAGCAAACCATCACGCGTGAAGAACTGGTAGCGCTTGGCAAACGCTTTGGCGTGACTCCGCTTGCCAGTGCATTAGCGTTGTACTGA
- the fucO gene encoding lactaldehyde reductase, which produces MSFMLALPKISLHGAGAIGDMVNLVANKQWGKALVVTDGQLVKLGLLDSLFAALDAHQMSYHLFDEVFPNPTEELVQKGYAAYQDAQCDYIIAFGGGSPIDTAKAVKILTANPGPSTAYSGVGKVKNAGVPLVAINTTAGTAAEMTSNAVIIDSARQVKEVIIDPNIIPDIAVDDASVMLDIPPSVTAATGMDALTHAIEAYVSVGAHPLTDANALEAIRLINLWLPKAVDDGHNLEAREQMAFGQYLAGMAFNSAGLGLVHAQAHQPGATHNLPHGVCNAILLPIIENFNRPNAVARFAHVAQAMGVDTQGMSIEAASMEAINAIRALSKRVGIPEGFSTLGVTKDDIEGWLDKALADPCAPCNPRTASRDDVRELYLEAL; this is translated from the coding sequence ATGAGCTTCATGTTGGCACTTCCCAAAATTAGCCTGCATGGCGCAGGCGCAATCGGCGATATGGTTAACCTCGTCGCGAACAAGCAATGGGGTAAAGCGCTGGTCGTCACTGACGGGCAACTGGTAAAACTGGGCCTGCTGGACAGCCTGTTTGCCGCGCTTGACGCGCATCAGATGTCGTACCACCTTTTCGACGAGGTTTTCCCGAACCCCACTGAAGAACTGGTGCAAAAAGGGTATGCGGCATATCAGGACGCGCAGTGTGATTACATCATCGCCTTCGGCGGCGGCAGCCCGATCGATACCGCCAAAGCGGTCAAAATTCTGACGGCGAACCCTGGCCCCTCTACCGCCTATTCAGGCGTCGGCAAAGTCAAAAACGCGGGCGTTCCGCTGGTGGCGATTAATACCACCGCCGGTACGGCAGCGGAAATGACCAGCAATGCCGTCATTATCGACTCCGCGCGCCAGGTCAAAGAGGTCATCATCGACCCGAATATCATCCCTGATATCGCGGTGGACGACGCCAGCGTTATGCTGGACATCCCGCCATCCGTCACTGCCGCCACCGGCATGGATGCGCTGACCCACGCCATTGAGGCCTATGTCTCGGTTGGCGCGCATCCGCTTACCGACGCCAATGCGCTGGAAGCCATTCGGCTGATTAACCTGTGGTTGCCGAAAGCGGTTGATGACGGCCACAACCTCGAAGCGCGTGAGCAGATGGCGTTTGGCCAGTATCTGGCGGGTATGGCGTTCAACAGCGCTGGTCTTGGTCTGGTACACGCGCAGGCGCATCAGCCAGGCGCCACGCACAACCTGCCGCACGGCGTCTGTAACGCCATCCTGCTGCCGATCATTGAGAACTTTAACCGCCCGAACGCGGTCGCGCGTTTTGCCCACGTCGCCCAGGCGATGGGCGTCGATACTCAAGGTATGAGCATTGAGGCGGCGAGTATGGAAGCGATCAATGCAATCCGCGCATTGAGCAAACGCGTCGGCATTCCTGAAGGTTTCAGCACATTGGGCGTCACGAAAGACGATATTGAAGGCTGGCTGGATAAAGCGCTGGCAGATCCGTGTGCGCCGTGTAATCCACGCACCGCCAGCCGCGATGACGTCCGCGAGTTGTATCTGGAGGCGCTATGA
- the rhaM gene encoding L-rhamnose mutarotase, producing the protein MIRKAFVMQVNADAHEEYQRRHNPIWPELESVLKAHGAHHYAIYLDKERNLLFATVEIESEERWNAIASTDVCQRWWKHMRDVMPANPDNSPVSAELKEVFYLA; encoded by the coding sequence ATGATCCGCAAAGCGTTTGTGATGCAGGTGAATGCCGACGCACACGAGGAGTATCAGCGTCGCCATAATCCCATCTGGCCGGAGCTGGAAAGCGTATTGAAAGCGCATGGCGCGCATCACTATGCGATTTACCTCGATAAAGAACGCAACCTGTTGTTCGCGACCGTCGAGATTGAATCGGAAGAGCGCTGGAATGCCATCGCCAGTACCGACGTGTGCCAGCGTTGGTGGAAGCATATGCGCGACGTGATGCCTGCCAACCCGGATAACAGCCCGGTGAGCGCAGAGCTGAAAGAAGTGTTTTACCTGGCGTAG
- a CDS encoding helix-turn-helix domain-containing protein, producing the protein MTQPISVIAKSLVRERQRTGLSLAEIARRAGIAKSTLSQLEAGNGNPSLETLWALCVALDIPFARLLEPQAQKTQVIRRGEGTKVVAEQAHYQAILLAACPPGARRDIYLLLTQPGADRISHPHPPGSVEHIIVTQGKALVGLTEAPEELGEGDYICYPADQEHIFKALEADTQAILVAEQN; encoded by the coding sequence ATGACACAGCCCATTAGCGTGATCGCGAAAAGCCTGGTGCGCGAACGTCAGCGTACCGGCCTGTCGCTGGCGGAAATCGCCCGGCGTGCGGGGATTGCGAAATCTACCCTGTCGCAACTGGAAGCGGGCAATGGAAATCCTAGCCTGGAAACGCTCTGGGCGCTTTGCGTGGCCCTGGATATTCCCTTTGCACGTCTGCTGGAGCCGCAGGCGCAAAAAACGCAGGTGATTCGTCGCGGAGAAGGGACAAAAGTGGTGGCGGAACAGGCCCACTATCAGGCTATTTTACTGGCTGCCTGTCCGCCAGGGGCGCGGCGCGATATCTACCTGCTGCTGACGCAGCCGGGGGCGGATCGTATTTCACATCCACATCCGCCGGGATCGGTGGAGCATATTATTGTGACGCAGGGGAAAGCGCTTGTCGGGCTGACAGAGGCGCCGGAAGAGTTAGGCGAGGGCGATTATATTTGTTATCCCGCCGATCAGGAGCACATTTTTAAAGCGCTGGAAGCGGATACGCAGGCGATCCTGGTGGCCGAGCAAAATTAA
- a CDS encoding AzlC family ABC transporter permease, whose protein sequence is MKHHLSCLSGDTIKAIFLVCLAVGVVGMSYGSLAMAYGFPIWVPFVLSIFVLAGASEFMFIGIVASGGNPLAAAAAGLLVNARHIPFGVTVRELVGTRAASFLGCHIMNDESVVFGLSQKTRQQRKAAYWLCGAGVAIFWPLGALLGAMVGKLLPAPETIGLDAVFPAILLALVIPAFRNRTTLIRACSGAGLSLAAAPFAPVGLPVLLSLLGLLTRKK, encoded by the coding sequence ATGAAACATCACCTCTCATGTCTCAGCGGAGACACGATAAAAGCGATATTTTTAGTGTGTCTGGCCGTTGGCGTCGTCGGGATGTCCTACGGATCGCTGGCGATGGCCTACGGCTTCCCGATTTGGGTGCCGTTTGTACTCTCCATTTTTGTCCTGGCGGGGGCGTCCGAATTTATGTTTATCGGCATTGTCGCCAGCGGCGGGAACCCACTGGCCGCCGCCGCTGCCGGTTTGCTGGTGAATGCCCGCCATATTCCATTCGGCGTAACGGTACGTGAACTGGTAGGCACCCGCGCCGCCAGCTTTCTGGGCTGCCATATCATGAATGATGAAAGCGTCGTCTTTGGTCTGTCGCAAAAAACACGGCAACAGCGCAAAGCCGCCTACTGGCTGTGCGGCGCGGGCGTCGCAATTTTTTGGCCGCTGGGCGCACTGCTTGGCGCGATGGTCGGCAAACTGCTCCCGGCACCGGAAACCATCGGTCTGGATGCGGTATTTCCCGCCATTTTATTGGCGTTAGTGATCCCGGCGTTCAGGAATCGCACCACGCTGATCCGCGCCTGTAGCGGCGCCGGGCTGTCGCTTGCCGCTGCCCCCTTCGCACCGGTCGGGTTGCCGGTACTGCTCTCTCTGCTTGGCTTACTGACGAGGAAAAAATAA
- a CDS encoding AzlD domain-containing protein: MGNMTLFIVGIAVLSAGTYLMRLGGAKLGNRLALSERSQALLSDAATVLLFSVALATTFYEGEHFAGMARVLGVAFAVFLAWRKMPLIVVIIAAAVVTALLRLAGMH; this comes from the coding sequence ATGGGCAACATGACGCTGTTTATCGTCGGTATTGCTGTGTTATCGGCAGGCACCTATCTGATGCGTCTTGGCGGAGCAAAGCTCGGCAACCGGCTGGCGCTCTCCGAACGTTCTCAGGCGCTATTGTCGGATGCGGCAACGGTATTGCTGTTTTCAGTGGCGCTGGCAACCACGTTTTATGAAGGCGAACATTTTGCCGGAATGGCGCGGGTACTGGGCGTCGCGTTCGCTGTTTTCCTGGCGTGGCGCAAAATGCCGCTGATTGTGGTGATTATCGCTGCGGCGGTGGTGACAGCGCTGCTAAGGCTGGCGGGTATGCACTAA
- a CDS encoding YdgH/BhsA/McbA-like domain containing protein: MKSIKTFVAVIALATSFGSFAAQSVTATGSTLESAEAKIAAQAQQAGASDYKITSAYSGNRVHMTAELLK, encoded by the coding sequence ATGAAAAGCATCAAAACTTTTGTCGCAGTTATCGCTCTCGCTACTTCTTTCGGTTCTTTCGCCGCTCAGTCTGTTACCGCGACGGGCTCTACTCTGGAAAGCGCAGAAGCAAAAATCGCCGCTCAGGCTCAGCAGGCTGGCGCCAGTGATTACAAAATCACTTCCGCATACTCCGGTAACCGCGTGCATATGACCGCTGAACTGCTGAAATAA
- the fdhD gene encoding formate dehydrogenase accessory sulfurtransferase FdhD yields MTQSKPDMLATEVPVALVYNGISHVVMMTTPKDLEQFAIGFSLSEGIIECPQDIYGMDVVPSCNGLEVQIELSSRRFMGLKERRRALAGRTGCGVCGVEQLNDIGKPITPLPFTQTFDLANLDRALKHLSDFQPVGQLTGCTHAAAWAMPSGELAGGHEDVGRHVALDKLLGRRATEGEIWQQGAVLVSSRASYEMVQKSAMCGVEILFAVSAATTLAVDVAERCNLTLVGFCKPGKATIYTHPRRLMTG; encoded by the coding sequence CTGACGCAATCAAAACCGGATATGCTGGCGACGGAAGTTCCTGTCGCGCTGGTCTATAACGGCATTTCCCATGTGGTGATGATGACCACGCCGAAAGATCTGGAACAATTCGCGATCGGTTTTTCACTGTCGGAAGGCATTATTGAATGTCCGCAGGATATTTATGGCATGGACGTCGTTCCTTCCTGCAACGGCCTTGAAGTGCAGATTGAGCTTTCCAGCCGCCGCTTTATGGGGCTGAAAGAACGTCGTCGCGCCCTGGCCGGGCGTACCGGCTGCGGCGTTTGCGGCGTGGAGCAACTGAATGACATCGGCAAACCCATTACGCCGCTCCCGTTTACCCAAACCTTTGACCTGGCGAATCTTGATCGCGCGTTGAAGCATCTGTCTGATTTTCAACCGGTCGGTCAGCTTACCGGCTGTACTCACGCGGCGGCGTGGGCGATGCCGTCCGGTGAATTAGCGGGCGGGCATGAAGATGTCGGTCGCCATGTCGCGCTGGATAAACTGCTGGGGCGCCGGGCGACGGAAGGCGAAATCTGGCAGCAGGGCGCGGTGCTGGTCTCCAGTCGCGCCAGCTATGAAATGGTGCAGAAATCGGCGATGTGCGGCGTTGAAATCCTGTTTGCCGTCTCCGCTGCCACCACGTTAGCGGTTGACGTGGCTGAGCGCTGTAACCTGACGCTGGTGGGCTTTTGCAAGCCGGGCAAGGCGACAATTTATACGCATCCACGGCGTTTGATGACAGGTTGA
- a CDS encoding fimbrial biogenesis outer membrane usher protein, translated as MIRGSAKKGIIVFCLTAIAFSIRAEIMPTSTGTMELARAVFDTDALESNGLDPVIADYYSLASRFTPGVHNVTVIINGKKHSVMSVKFNEEGQPCIDKAFLENAGLITKIKRETCPLIHQYWSTATVSATPETEEMSLVVPQEAIDPDNNRQVADVRGGHAAMLNYSMFGTHYKYDGDNSDRFQSTFELGFNAGDWIVRSTQFVSDGSDQELETDSYYTYAQRTFADYGVMVQGGQINVANSRFSIPSVYGVQAMPDNTLLPNEGSGVEVTGIARYSQARVDIRQGGQIIYSTLVPAGPFTLTDVPIANLNTDLNVTVTETDGSESHFTVSASTFRSNHVGRAPGFSLAVGRAEDMDTNFEQPWIVSASDGWSVNNRMNLMAGMVMADNHYYGFSANVDTVPVQNLYASLGFLGSIDNRSQTDGHKTTLDLGYSLPWGMGISLGGSYGTADYREMQELYSDDDDYSPTKYDTNVAVSWSDTLLGRFSLGYYRNEAWDSDYNSRRIISSWSQTYKYFSVSVNWESDISRGDESDRDMFYVNVSVPLGRTGVSTNSWYRESEGRSSYGTRSMGSLNDDNQYTVGVSRDQDESVTDWDSSLNSNLHYTTLSVAAGGDNDSNTNYSAALSGGIVAHDDGVTFSPYPVADTYAITQLDKPVAGIEIVTSRGPVWTDKWGQAVVPSLTPFHESTLELNTQSLPGNLDVNNGRTAIKASHGAVAKWQFTTLSQRRVLLSVMRADGTPLPKGVSIVNDAGEYITSAPEDGLIFLNDISASHQLYAKVDGAN; from the coding sequence ATGATTCGCGGTTCCGCTAAAAAAGGAATTATTGTGTTTTGTCTGACGGCAATCGCTTTCAGTATACGGGCGGAAATAATGCCGACCTCTACTGGAACGATGGAGTTGGCGAGAGCAGTATTTGATACTGATGCATTAGAATCTAATGGTCTCGATCCTGTGATTGCTGATTATTATTCCTTAGCGTCCCGGTTCACTCCTGGTGTCCATAATGTGACCGTTATTATTAATGGCAAGAAACACAGTGTCATGTCGGTTAAGTTTAATGAGGAAGGGCAGCCCTGTATTGATAAAGCATTTCTGGAAAACGCAGGACTCATCACGAAAATAAAAAGAGAAACCTGCCCGCTGATCCATCAATACTGGTCTACGGCAACCGTTAGCGCTACGCCTGAAACAGAAGAAATGTCGCTGGTTGTTCCGCAGGAAGCGATTGATCCAGATAATAACCGACAGGTCGCGGACGTTCGCGGTGGTCATGCCGCAATGCTGAATTACTCCATGTTTGGCACGCATTATAAATATGACGGCGATAATTCAGACCGCTTTCAGTCAACGTTTGAACTTGGTTTTAATGCGGGTGACTGGATTGTGCGCAGCACGCAATTCGTCAGCGACGGCAGCGACCAGGAATTAGAAACCGACTCGTATTATACCTACGCGCAACGCACTTTCGCCGACTATGGCGTGATGGTGCAGGGCGGGCAAATCAACGTTGCCAACAGCCGCTTTAGTATTCCATCGGTCTACGGTGTGCAAGCCATGCCGGATAATACCCTGCTGCCGAACGAGGGGAGCGGCGTCGAGGTGACGGGGATCGCCAGATATTCTCAGGCGCGCGTGGATATTCGCCAGGGTGGGCAGATCATCTATTCAACGCTTGTTCCCGCTGGCCCCTTTACCTTAACTGATGTACCCATTGCTAACCTCAACACCGACCTGAATGTCACGGTGACGGAGACCGATGGAAGCGAAAGCCATTTTACCGTATCGGCGAGCACGTTTCGTAGCAACCATGTCGGCAGGGCGCCGGGCTTTTCTCTGGCCGTGGGGCGTGCGGAAGATATGGACACGAATTTTGAGCAGCCCTGGATTGTGTCGGCGTCTGATGGCTGGTCAGTGAATAATCGTATGAATCTCATGGCCGGAATGGTGATGGCAGATAACCACTATTATGGTTTCTCTGCCAATGTGGATACCGTTCCCGTACAGAATTTATATGCCTCGCTCGGGTTTCTTGGGTCGATCGATAACCGTAGCCAGACTGATGGGCACAAAACCACGCTGGATCTTGGGTATTCCTTGCCCTGGGGGATGGGGATTTCGCTGGGCGGCAGCTACGGCACGGCGGACTATCGCGAAATGCAGGAACTGTATAGCGACGACGATGATTACTCCCCAACGAAATACGATACGAACGTCGCGGTCAGTTGGTCGGATACGCTTCTGGGGCGTTTTTCGCTCGGCTACTACCGTAATGAGGCCTGGGACAGCGACTATAATAGCCGCCGCATTATCTCTTCCTGGTCGCAAACCTATAAATATTTCAGCGTCAGCGTGAACTGGGAATCGGATATCAGTCGTGGGGATGAGAGCGATCGCGATATGTTCTACGTGAACGTTTCTGTTCCGTTAGGCCGTACCGGTGTTTCAACGAACTCGTGGTATCGCGAGAGTGAAGGAAGAAGCTCTTATGGCACGCGGTCGATGGGGTCGCTGAATGACGACAACCAATACACGGTCGGCGTGTCTCGCGATCAGGACGAAAGTGTTACCGACTGGGATAGCTCGCTCAACAGCAATCTTCACTATACCACGCTGTCCGTGGCGGCTGGCGGCGATAACGACAGCAATACGAACTACTCTGCCGCATTGAGTGGCGGCATTGTGGCGCATGACGATGGCGTGACCTTCTCACCGTATCCGGTGGCGGACACGTATGCCATTACCCAACTGGACAAGCCTGTTGCCGGTATCGAAATCGTGACGTCGCGCGGGCCCGTCTGGACCGATAAATGGGGTCAGGCCGTTGTCCCGTCATTGACGCCGTTCCATGAAAGTACGCTGGAACTTAATACCCAAAGTCTTCCGGGCAATCTTGACGTCAATAATGGCCGGACGGCGATTAAAGCATCGCACGGGGCGGTCGCGAAATGGCAATTCACCACGCTGAGTCAGCGGCGCGTGCTGCTCTCTGTCATGCGTGCAGACGGTACTCCGTTGCCGAAAGGCGTCTCCATTGTCAACGACGCCGGGGAATACATCACTTCCGCGCCAGAGGACGGTTTGATCTTCCTGAATGATATCTCAGCAAGCCATCAGCTGTATGCGAAGGTGGACGGTGCAAACTGA
- a CDS encoding fimbria/pilus chaperone family protein, with amino-acid sequence MLSFKKTLICACLLASFNCLAAGMVPDTSLLLINEEEQGGSMDVKNTDADAQLLYTKIVNLPDDPQPGLIVTQPVTRVDAGKTQRVRFVLKNSAEPLKVEHLKRVIFTTIPQRDKNKVKVVFSQNLPVIIHPSGLDVNMEPWKDLQWHMRGGKLSVENKTPYVIRLEQKVKLLPSGAHADLPKAYILPGETISAHASTTLSALDKNIEMYPATRYGYKAKSFVAEIK; translated from the coding sequence ATGCTTTCCTTCAAGAAAACATTAATCTGCGCCTGTTTATTGGCGTCATTTAACTGTCTGGCTGCCGGGATGGTGCCCGACACGTCGCTGCTGCTGATTAATGAAGAAGAGCAAGGCGGCAGTATGGATGTTAAAAACACCGATGCTGATGCCCAGCTCTTGTATACCAAAATCGTCAATCTTCCAGACGATCCGCAGCCTGGCCTGATTGTCACGCAACCCGTTACGCGTGTTGATGCCGGTAAAACGCAACGTGTGCGATTCGTTCTTAAAAATAGCGCGGAGCCGTTAAAAGTTGAGCATTTGAAGCGCGTTATTTTTACGACTATCCCGCAACGGGATAAAAACAAAGTTAAAGTGGTCTTTAGCCAAAACCTTCCCGTCATTATTCATCCTTCGGGTTTAGACGTGAATATGGAGCCGTGGAAAGATCTCCAGTGGCATATGCGCGGCGGAAAACTCAGCGTGGAAAATAAAACGCCTTATGTTATCCGTCTGGAGCAGAAAGTAAAATTATTGCCATCAGGCGCGCACGCTGATTTACCAAAGGCTTATATTCTGCCGGGTGAAACAATAAGTGCCCATGCCTCGACCACATTATCCGCACTGGATAAAAATATCGAAATGTATCCTGCTACGCGCTATGGCTATAAGGCGAAGAGTTTTGTCGCAGAAATAAAATAA